From the Tetrapisispora phaffii CBS 4417 chromosome 10, complete genome genome, one window contains:
- the CTI6 gene encoding Cti6p (similar to Saccharomyces cerevisiae CTI6 (YPL181W); ancestral locus Anc_6.173) gives MSKESYTEASGIEKTIAESADARNDGDATLERQEGKVLPEQDIGDVVEEEDDDGETRCICNEIDPPDESGLYIQCETCGVWQHGFCVGINEGEDSTLDKYWCEQCKPELHDVYTVPNGDSMRSHYLPIQNKRNKNDRKKRSERTRSNREENDSKRNDEEAASNSSTRSRSANSSTIREHRNQEYEAKIEDDPSTNQDDDTRNDNIQDPPEDNQDEQDYEISKRDKSANGDENDIKDEEDGDNSTNDNSRRSQNRKRATLSAREEKQYQLMLEKAINESRRTSNPEKQDNEIDFDTKDKDNGDVENQYSESNSTTTLKVSDNNFGANQVGLEETPSSLEGLENKTLETELESERQYRRRTNNRSDIVSSDDTEGTPNLTDSSIRSLGSTGKRSSGRKSQKVIKRAGRKSIKSAITNAASTNNRFEPDVNKPVKPRLPPQRTSMKEMKRRVAAILEFISRTQWELNEEQESKEDLVRFVENQQFIQQVESIYETSNKNLKLMDELTRDLLLWGDKYNSYSSNSNE, from the coding sequence ATGTCTAAAGAAAGTTATACCGAGGCAAGTGGAATAGAGAAGACTATTGCTGAGTCTGCCGATGCTAGAAACGATGGGGACGCAACTTTGGAGCGTCAGGAGGGAAAAGTTTTGCCTGAACAAGATATTGGTGATGTAGTTGAAGAAGAGGATGATGATGGGGAGACACGTTGTATATGTAATGAGATCGATCCTCCCGATGAATCAGGTCTTTATATTCAATGTGAGACTTGTGGGGTTTGGCAACATGGTTTCTGTGTTGGTATTAATGAAGGTGAGGATTCTACGTTGGACAAATATTGGTGTGAACAATGTAAACCGGAATTACATGATGTGTACACGGTTCCTAATGGAGATTCAATGAGATCACATTATTTACCGATACagaacaaaagaaataaaaacgACAGGAAAAAGAGGAGTGAACGAACTAGAAGTAATagagaagaaaatgattcAAAGCGAAACGACGAGGAAGCAGCATCGAATAGTAGCACTAGGTCTAGATCAGCAAATTCATCTACTATCAGAGAACACAGGAATCAAGAATATGAAGCTAAGATTGAAGATGATCCTAGTACCAACCAGGACGATGATACCAGAAATGACAATATACAGGACCCACCAGAGGATAATCAAGATGAACAAGATTatgaaatatcaaaacGCGATAAATCAGCTAATGGTGATGAAAATGACATTAAAGATGAAGAGGACGGTGACAATTCTACTAATGATAACTCCAGAAGATCTCAGAATAGAAAGAGAGCAACATTATCTGCAAGGGAGGAAAAACAATATCAGCTAATGTTAGAGAAGGCCATCAATGAAAGTAGAAGAACTTCAAATCCGGAAAAACAGGATAATGAGATTGATTTTGATACAAAGGATAAAGATAATGGTGACGTAGAAAATCAATATTCAGAATCAAATAGTACTACAACTTTGAAAGTTAGTGATAATAACTTTGGTGCAAACCAAGTTGGGTTGGAGGAAACTCCATCGTCTCTTGAAGGAttggaaaataaaacattaGAAACAGAACTTGAGTCAGAAAGGCAATACAGAAGGAGAACTAACAATAGATCGGATATAGTATCCTCTGATGATACAGAAGGAACTCCAAATTTAACCGACTCTTCTATCAGATCATTAGGATCAACCGGGAAAAGAAGTTCTGGAAGAAAATCGCAGAAGGTAATAAAAAGAGCTGGTAGAAAAAGTATAAAATCTGCAATAACAAATGCTGCCTCTACTAATAATAGATTTGAACCAGATGTAAACAAACCAGTAAAACCAAGATTACCACCGCAAAGAACTTCAATGAAGGAGATGAAGAGAAGAGTTGCTGCCATACTAGAGTTTATATCAAGAACCCAATGGgaattaaatgaagaaCAAGAATCAAAGGAAGATTTAGTCAGGTTTGTGGAGAATCAGCAGTTTATACAACAAGTTGAATCCATTTACGAGACGtcaaataaaaatctaAAGTTGATGGATGAATTGACCAGGGATCTTTTACTTTGGGGggataaatataatagttattcttcaaatagTAATGAATAA